In one window of Bradyrhizobium sp. AZCC 1721 DNA:
- a CDS encoding DsrE family protein: MKYLWIVATVASLVGANACHAQDGVDKARTAAFDGQMFGSPLSQKTYACFVRRYDANHLARHPKQKVSAMKLLVTAEDVPEDKTINYSFRLGFKYRHRAGNFDSSGYCNHIVAENTGGEIRLGCSIDCEGGGIEVAMKDDRRRVGQFSKAGIELAACGNTMKAQNVALEDLLPGFIAADRGGVVRIAELQSQGYLYLRP; the protein is encoded by the coding sequence ATGAAATATCTCTGGATCGTTGCCACCGTTGCCTCCCTCGTCGGAGCCAATGCCTGCCACGCCCAGGATGGCGTCGATAAAGCCAGGACCGCCGCATTCGACGGGCAAATGTTCGGCAGCCCGCTCAGCCAAAAGACGTATGCCTGCTTTGTGCGTCGTTATGACGCCAACCATCTGGCGCGGCATCCGAAGCAGAAGGTCAGCGCGATGAAGCTTTTGGTGACGGCCGAAGACGTGCCGGAAGACAAGACCATCAATTATTCCTTCCGCCTCGGTTTCAAATATCGCCACCGCGCGGGCAATTTCGATTCCAGCGGCTATTGCAATCACATTGTCGCCGAAAACACCGGCGGCGAAATTCGTCTCGGCTGCAGCATCGATTGCGAAGGCGGCGGCATTGAAGTGGCGATGAAGGACGATAGACGGCGTGTCGGTCAATTCTCCAAAGCCGGAATCGAGCTCGCCGCCTGTGGCAACACCATGAAAGCCCAAAATGTCGCACTGGAAGATTTGCTGCCGGGCTTCATTGCCGCCGACCGCGGCGGCGTGGTGCGGATCGCCGAGTTGCAATCGCAGGGCTATCTTTACCTGAGGCCGTGA
- a CDS encoding bifunctional transaldolase/phosoglucose isomerase — MNPVKALENHGQAVWLDFLARGFVAKGDLKALIDTDGVKGVTSNPSIFEKAIGSSDEYDGAISRALNAGDRPVAELFEALAVEDIQNAADVLRPVYDHLNGNDGFVSLEVSPYLATDTKGTIAEAQRLWKDVKRQNLMVKVPATPEGLPAIEHLIGEGVSINITLLFSQHVYRDVAEAYIAGLEKYVANGGDPSHIASVASFFVSRIDTAVDKQLDEKIARANDPGEKERLSALKGKVAIANAKLAYQDYKRLFAGPRWEKLAARGARPQRLLWASTGTKNKDYSDVLYIEELIGPNTVNTVPPATLDAFRDHGRLRDSLEENIEDARHVLEELEKSGISLDAITAELVKDGVTLFADSADKLYGAVAYKRATSLGGGIDRQQFAFGDGIGKAVEKSTEEWRASAKIRRLWQKDRSVWTGDDENKWLGWLNSAAAANIADYEDFARRVKGQNFSDAVVLGMGGSSLGPEVLAETFAKKSGFPKLHVLDSTDPAQVQAMEETVDLAHTLFIVSSKSGGTTEPNVMKDYFFDRVAKTIGKDKAGHRFIAVTDPGSSLEKVAISQGFARIFHGDPTIGGRYSVLSPFGLVPAAAAGIDVRSLITHALAMVRSCGADVPPHENPGVQLGLAMGLAGLDGRDKVTITSSEKVADFGAWAEQLIAESTGKEGKGLIPIDGEPLGDPSLYGDDRFFIDIRTEGEDDASHDDRLKALEAAGHPVVRIVMKSIDHIGQEFFRFEMATAVAGAILGINPFNQPDVEAAKIKTRELTGAFEKTGSLPAEEPVISTDEADLYTDEHNAAELRKAGADGTLGSWVKAHLSRSDGGDYVALLAYIARNPGTIGSLQKMRLAVRDKHHLATCAEFGPRFLHSTGQTYKGGPDSGVFLQITADDAEDLPVPGQKASFGIIKAAQARGDFDVLTERGRRALRVHLKGDLGSGLSALDAAIAEALS, encoded by the coding sequence ATGAATCCCGTCAAAGCACTCGAAAACCATGGCCAGGCAGTCTGGCTGGACTTCCTCGCCCGCGGCTTCGTCGCCAAGGGCGACCTCAAGGCGCTGATCGATACCGACGGTGTCAAGGGCGTGACGTCGAATCCCTCGATCTTCGAAAAGGCGATCGGCAGCTCGGACGAATATGACGGTGCCATCAGCCGCGCTCTGAATGCGGGCGACCGCCCCGTCGCCGAACTGTTCGAGGCGCTCGCCGTTGAAGACATCCAGAACGCCGCCGACGTGCTGCGCCCGGTGTACGACCATTTGAACGGAAATGACGGCTTCGTCAGCCTCGAGGTCTCGCCCTATCTGGCAACGGATACCAAGGGGACCATTGCGGAAGCCCAACGGCTCTGGAAGGACGTCAAGCGTCAGAACTTGATGGTGAAGGTGCCGGCCACGCCGGAAGGCCTGCCCGCGATCGAACACCTGATCGGCGAAGGCGTCAGCATCAACATTACACTGCTGTTCTCGCAACACGTCTATCGCGACGTGGCGGAGGCGTACATCGCGGGCCTGGAAAAATACGTCGCTAACGGCGGCGATCCCTCTCACATCGCCAGCGTCGCATCTTTCTTCGTCAGTCGTATCGATACCGCGGTCGACAAGCAACTCGACGAGAAGATCGCGAGAGCCAATGACCCCGGTGAGAAGGAGCGGCTGAGCGCATTGAAGGGCAAGGTCGCCATCGCCAACGCCAAGCTCGCCTATCAGGACTACAAGCGGCTGTTCGCCGGCCCCCGGTGGGAGAAGCTTGCCGCCAGGGGCGCCAGGCCGCAGCGGCTGTTGTGGGCCTCCACCGGCACCAAGAACAAGGACTACAGCGACGTGCTGTATATCGAGGAGCTGATCGGTCCCAACACCGTCAACACCGTGCCGCCGGCAACGCTCGATGCATTCCGCGATCATGGCAGGCTGAGAGACAGTCTCGAGGAGAATATCGAGGACGCGCGCCACGTGCTCGAAGAGCTCGAAAAATCCGGCATCTCGCTCGACGCCATCACGGCCGAGCTGGTCAAGGACGGCGTCACGCTGTTCGCGGACTCTGCCGACAAGCTCTATGGCGCGGTCGCATACAAGCGTGCGACCTCGCTCGGCGGCGGCATCGACCGGCAGCAGTTCGCGTTCGGCGATGGCATCGGCAAGGCCGTCGAGAAGAGCACCGAGGAGTGGCGCGCGTCGGCCAAAATCCGAAGGCTGTGGCAAAAGGACAGGTCGGTCTGGACCGGCGACGACGAGAACAAATGGCTGGGCTGGCTGAACAGCGCGGCCGCCGCCAACATTGCCGACTACGAGGATTTTGCCCGCCGCGTGAAGGGGCAGAATTTCAGCGACGCGGTCGTGCTCGGCATGGGCGGATCGAGCCTCGGACCAGAGGTGCTGGCCGAGACGTTTGCCAAGAAATCCGGTTTCCCGAAGCTGCATGTGCTCGATTCCACCGATCCCGCGCAGGTGCAGGCGATGGAGGAGACCGTCGACCTCGCCCACACGCTGTTCATCGTCTCCAGCAAGTCCGGCGGCACCACCGAGCCGAACGTGATGAAGGATTACTTCTTCGATCGCGTCGCCAAGACTATCGGCAAGGACAAGGCCGGCCATCGCTTCATCGCGGTCACCGATCCCGGCTCGTCCCTGGAGAAGGTCGCGATCAGCCAAGGCTTTGCCCGCATCTTCCATGGCGATCCCACAATCGGCGGACGCTATTCCGTGCTGTCGCCGTTCGGACTGGTGCCGGCGGCTGCCGCCGGCATTGACGTCCGCAGCCTGATCACGCACGCGCTCGCGATGGTGCGTTCCTGCGGCGCCGACGTGCCGCCGCACGAAAATCCGGGCGTGCAACTCGGACTGGCGATGGGTCTTGCCGGCCTCGACGGCCGCGACAAGGTGACGATCACCTCGTCGGAGAAGGTCGCGGATTTCGGCGCCTGGGCCGAGCAACTGATCGCCGAATCCACCGGCAAGGAGGGCAAGGGCCTGATCCCGATCGATGGCGAGCCGCTCGGCGACCCCTCGCTTTACGGCGACGACCGCTTCTTCATCGATATCCGGACCGAGGGCGAGGACGACGCCTCGCATGATGATCGGCTCAAGGCGCTCGAGGCGGCCGGACATCCCGTGGTTCGCATCGTCATGAAGTCGATCGACCATATCGGTCAGGAGTTTTTCCGGTTTGAGATGGCGACCGCCGTCGCAGGCGCGATCCTAGGCATCAATCCGTTCAATCAGCCCGACGTAGAAGCGGCCAAGATCAAGACGCGCGAGCTGACGGGTGCGTTCGAAAAGACCGGATCGCTGCCGGCGGAGGAGCCGGTGATTTCGACCGACGAGGCTGATCTTTACACCGACGAGCACAATGCGGCCGAGCTGCGCAAGGCTGGCGCCGACGGCACGCTCGGCTCCTGGGTCAAAGCGCATCTTTCGCGCTCCGACGGCGGCGACTATGTCGCCCTGCTGGCCTATATCGCGCGCAATCCCGGCACGATCGGCTCGCTGCAAAAGATGCGGCTTGCGGTGCGCGACAAGCATCATCTGGCGACCTGCGCCGAATTCGGCCCGCGCTTCCTGCACTCGACCGGCCAGACCTATAAGGGCGGCCCCGACAGCGGCGTGTTCCTGCAGATCACGGCCGACGATGCCGAGGATTTGCCGGTGCCCGGACAGAAGGCGAGTTTCGGCATCATCAAGGCGGCGCAGGCGCGCGGCGATTTCGACGTGCTCACCGAACGCGGCAGGCGCGCGCTGCGCGTCCATCTCAAGGGCGATCTCGGATCGGGGCTGTCGGCGCTTGATGCTGCGATCGCAGAGGCGCTCAGTTAG
- the gnd gene encoding phosphogluconate dehydrogenase (NAD(+)-dependent, decarboxylating): MQLGMIGLGRMGGNIVRRLIKNGHTAVVYDKDAKAVAALAAEGATGADTLEDFVAKLEKPRTAWVMLPAGKITEKTIEALAKLMQPGDVIIDGGNTFWQDDVRRGAALKAKGLHYLDVGTSGGVWGIERGYCMMIGGDKMVVDRLDPIFKTLAPGAGDIPRTPGREGRDPRVEQGYIHAGPSGAGHFVKMIHNGIEYGLMQAYAEGFDILKNANIDALPPEHRFEFDMADIAEVWRRGSVIPSWLLDLTASALAANQTLDTYSGFVEDSGEGRWTVNAAIDEAVPAEVLTAALYARFRSRKDHTFAEKILSAMRAGFGGHKEPPKKPTAKV, from the coding sequence ATGCAACTCGGCATGATCGGCCTCGGCCGGATGGGCGGCAATATCGTCCGCCGGCTGATCAAGAACGGCCACACCGCCGTGGTCTACGACAAGGACGCCAAGGCGGTCGCCGCACTCGCGGCGGAAGGCGCAACCGGCGCTGACACGCTGGAAGATTTCGTGGCGAAACTGGAGAAGCCGCGCACCGCCTGGGTAATGCTCCCGGCAGGCAAGATCACCGAGAAGACCATCGAGGCATTGGCAAAGCTGATGCAGCCCGGCGACGTCATCATCGATGGTGGGAATACGTTCTGGCAGGACGACGTCCGCCGCGGCGCGGCGCTGAAGGCAAAAGGCCTGCATTACCTCGACGTCGGCACCAGCGGCGGCGTCTGGGGCATCGAACGCGGCTATTGCATGATGATCGGCGGCGATAAGATGGTGGTCGACCGGCTCGATCCGATCTTCAAGACGCTGGCGCCGGGCGCGGGCGACATTCCGCGCACACCGGGACGCGAGGGCCGCGACCCGCGCGTCGAGCAGGGCTATATTCATGCCGGGCCGTCTGGCGCCGGACACTTCGTCAAGATGATCCACAACGGCATCGAATACGGCCTGATGCAGGCCTATGCCGAAGGGTTTGATATCCTGAAGAACGCTAACATCGACGCGCTGCCGCCGGAGCATCGTTTCGAGTTCGACATGGCCGACATCGCTGAAGTGTGGCGGCGCGGCAGCGTGATCCCCTCCTGGCTGCTCGACCTCACCGCTTCCGCGCTTGCGGCAAACCAGACGCTCGACACCTACTCCGGCTTTGTCGAAGATTCCGGCGAAGGCCGCTGGACGGTCAACGCCGCGATCGACGAAGCTGTGCCGGCGGAAGTGCTGACGGCGGCGCTCTACGCGCGCTTTCGTTCGCGCAAGGACCACACCTTTGCGGAAAAAATTCTTTCCGCGATGCGGGCCGGTTTCGGCGGCCACAAGGAGCCGCCGAAGAAGCCCACTGCGAAGGTGTGA
- the zwf gene encoding glucose-6-phosphate dehydrogenase, producing MAVGQTTQKKPDPCSFVIFGVTGDLTHRLVVPALYNLAASDLLPDRFCLVGVARKGMTSDRLRESLMKGLRQFATRPVEDAISRRLLDCLTCIEADPKDPASFDAMSKQLGELEAARNTGGNRLFYLATPPNAFLPISRELGRTGMLAENGAWRRLVVEKPFGTDLASAKALNSELLKLVDEHEIYRIDHYLGKETVQNILVLRFANGMFEPIWNRNHIDHVQITVNEQLGVGHRGSFYDQTGALRDMVPNHLFQLLSLVAMEPPIRFDAHSVRTEKADVLAAIQLQSEAEALRNSVRGQYLAGRIGDSEIADYRKIEDVAAGSTTETYVALKLIIDNWRWAGVPFYLRTGKALGVKRTEVAIKFKQAPFAMFNCTPVERLAQNYLVIGVAPNEGIALQFNTKVPGPSILIDGVEMKFRYKDYFKAEPSTGYETLIYDCMTGDNILFQRADSVEAGWKAVQPFLDAWKKVGAEGLQTYKAGSEGPQEANELLTREGRSWRKLG from the coding sequence ATGGCGGTCGGTCAAACAACGCAGAAGAAGCCCGATCCCTGCTCCTTCGTCATTTTCGGCGTCACCGGCGACCTCACGCACCGACTGGTCGTCCCTGCCCTGTATAATCTTGCCGCCAGCGATCTCCTGCCGGATAGGTTCTGCCTGGTCGGCGTCGCTCGCAAGGGCATGACGAGCGACAGGCTGCGCGAGAGCCTGATGAAGGGCCTGCGCCAGTTCGCGACCCGACCGGTGGAGGATGCGATTTCGCGTCGTCTTTTGGACTGCCTGACCTGCATCGAAGCCGATCCGAAGGATCCGGCTTCGTTCGACGCGATGAGCAAGCAGCTCGGCGAGCTGGAAGCCGCGCGAAACACTGGCGGCAACCGCCTGTTCTACCTGGCAACGCCGCCGAACGCCTTCCTGCCGATCAGCCGCGAGCTAGGCCGCACCGGCATGCTGGCCGAGAACGGCGCGTGGCGGCGGCTGGTGGTGGAAAAGCCGTTCGGCACTGACCTCGCTTCCGCCAAGGCGCTGAACAGCGAATTGCTAAAGCTCGTCGATGAGCACGAGATCTACCGGATCGATCATTATCTCGGCAAAGAAACGGTGCAGAATATTTTGGTGCTGCGCTTCGCCAACGGCATGTTCGAGCCGATCTGGAATCGCAACCATATCGACCATGTCCAGATCACGGTCAACGAACAGCTCGGCGTCGGCCACCGCGGCAGTTTTTACGACCAGACCGGCGCGCTGCGCGACATGGTGCCGAACCATCTGTTTCAACTCTTGTCACTGGTCGCAATGGAGCCGCCGATCCGGTTCGACGCGCATTCGGTCCGCACCGAAAAGGCGGACGTGCTGGCAGCGATCCAGCTCCAGAGCGAGGCCGAGGCGCTGCGGAATTCCGTGCGCGGCCAGTATCTGGCCGGCCGGATCGGAGACAGCGAGATTGCGGACTATCGCAAAATCGAAGACGTCGCGGCCGGCAGTACGACCGAAACATATGTGGCGCTGAAGCTAATCATCGACAATTGGCGCTGGGCGGGTGTTCCCTTCTATCTGCGCACCGGCAAGGCGCTCGGCGTCAAGCGCACCGAAGTCGCCATCAAGTTCAAGCAGGCGCCGTTCGCGATGTTCAACTGCACGCCGGTGGAACGGCTGGCGCAGAATTACCTCGTGATCGGGGTCGCGCCGAACGAAGGCATCGCGCTGCAGTTCAATACCAAGGTGCCCGGCCCCTCGATCCTTATCGACGGCGTCGAGATGAAGTTTCGCTACAAGGACTATTTCAAGGCTGAGCCTTCGACCGGCTACGAGACGCTGATCTATGACTGCATGACCGGCGACAACATCCTGTTCCAGCGCGCCGACAGCGTCGAGGCCGGCTGGAAGGCGGTGCAACCATTCCTCGACGCCTGGAAGAAGGTAGGGGCCGAGGGCTTGCAGACCTACAAGGCCGGCAGCGAAGGTCCGCAGGAAGCGAACGAATTGTTGACCCGCGAAGGCCGAAGCTGGCGAAAGCTCGGGTGA
- the pgl gene encoding 6-phosphogluconolactonase, protein MTANDNRRVIAVADPAALAEAAADRVLARIEANIGRVAICLTGGSSPRQLYQLLATDAYRSRIPWQRVHWFIGDERFVPADDPLNNMGMARELFLDSCAPAANIHPIPTATADPTDPDRCAALYERELQSFYGADTLDQANPLFDLVLMGVGPDGHTASLFPGDPALDETARWVVGVPRANVEPFVPRVTLTLPTLASCREMLFEIAGTEKHAILTRLFARENLPANRARSTGETVWLVDRDALPEDFGGR, encoded by the coding sequence ATGACAGCGAACGACAATCGCCGCGTGATCGCGGTCGCCGATCCGGCCGCACTGGCCGAGGCCGCGGCCGATCGCGTGCTCGCCAGGATCGAGGCCAATATTGGCCGCGTGGCGATTTGCCTGACCGGCGGATCGAGCCCCAGACAGCTTTATCAATTGCTCGCAACCGATGCCTATCGCAGCCGGATTCCGTGGCAGCGCGTGCACTGGTTCATTGGCGACGAGCGCTTCGTGCCGGCAGACGATCCGCTCAACAACATGGGCATGGCGCGAGAACTTTTTCTGGATAGCTGCGCGCCGGCGGCAAACATTCATCCGATTCCAACTGCGACCGCCGACCCGACCGATCCGGACCGCTGCGCCGCACTTTACGAACGGGAACTGCAATCGTTCTATGGGGCGGACACGCTCGATCAAGCCAACCCCTTGTTCGATCTCGTGTTGATGGGTGTAGGTCCCGATGGCCACACCGCATCGCTGTTTCCCGGCGATCCCGCGCTCGATGAGACCGCGCGCTGGGTGGTCGGCGTGCCACGCGCGAATGTCGAGCCATTCGTCCCGCGGGTCACCCTCACGCTGCCCACCCTTGCCTCCTGCCGCGAAATGCTGTTCGAGATTGCCGGCACCGAGAAGCATGCGATCTTGACGCGCCTCTTTGCACGCGAGAACCTGCCTGCCAACCGTGCGCGATCCACCGGCGAGACGGTCTGGCTGGTGGACCGGGATGCGCTTCCGGAGGATTTTGGTGGGCGATAG
- a CDS encoding gluconokinase, translating to MRFRRILVGDRTPSALVVMGVSGSGKSTIADRLARRLGWRYEDGDRFHPPANVVKMSAGHPLTDEDRWPWLWAIADEIDRLSGSGEHAVIACSALKRAYRDILVHGRDDVRIVFLDGTQDLIAARLAARKGHFMPPGLLASQFRTLEPPGAGERPITVSIDAPVENIVDDIVRQLNLVPQ from the coding sequence ATGCGCTTCCGGAGGATTTTGGTGGGCGATAGAACTCCCAGCGCGCTGGTGGTGATGGGCGTTTCCGGTTCGGGCAAGAGCACCATCGCCGATCGTCTCGCAAGACGCCTCGGCTGGCGCTACGAGGACGGCGACCGGTTTCACCCGCCAGCCAATGTTGTGAAGATGAGCGCCGGCCACCCGCTGACCGACGAGGACCGCTGGCCGTGGCTGTGGGCAATCGCCGACGAGATCGACCGCCTCTCAGGGTCCGGCGAGCACGCCGTGATCGCCTGCTCGGCATTGAAGCGCGCCTATCGCGACATTCTCGTGCATGGTCGCGACGATGTCCGCATCGTTTTTCTCGACGGAACGCAGGACTTGATCGCGGCCCGGCTTGCCGCCCGCAAGGGACATTTCATGCCGCCGGGCCTGCTCGCCAGCCAATTCAGGACGCTGGAGCCGCCGGGCGCGGGCGAGCGGCCGATCACTGTATCGATCGATGCCCCGGTCGAGAACATCGTGGATGACATCGTCCGTCAATTGAACCTGGTCCCCCAATGA
- a CDS encoding Cof-type HAD-IIB family hydrolase, with the protein MTRIALVVSDVDGTLLTHDKILTDGAKAAVRKLHAAGIGFTIVSSRPTIGMGFLIEPLSIALPVGTFNGSSIVDAGLKPIEQHLIGATVARRSLDVLNAFGVDIWLFTNQRWYTRNPDGEYVPHEKLAIKANPTIVTDFTPHLAETCKIVGASSDAELLQRCEVAMQQALGREVVAVRSQTYYLDVTPPGHNKGTFVDAMISRLGISAAAVATIGDMENDLPMFARSGVSFAMGNAAEDVKKHATHVTDSNERDGFAAAIETVLRLG; encoded by the coding sequence ATGACACGTATCGCGCTCGTTGTTTCCGACGTCGACGGCACTCTGTTGACGCACGACAAGATCCTGACCGATGGCGCCAAGGCGGCCGTTCGCAAGCTGCATGCGGCCGGCATCGGTTTCACCATCGTCTCCAGCCGGCCGACCATCGGCATGGGTTTTCTGATCGAGCCGCTTTCGATCGCGCTTCCCGTCGGCACCTTCAACGGCAGCTCGATCGTCGATGCCGGGCTCAAACCGATCGAGCAGCATTTGATCGGGGCAACCGTGGCCCGGCGCAGCCTCGACGTGCTTAATGCTTTCGGCGTGGATATCTGGCTGTTCACCAATCAGCGCTGGTACACGCGCAATCCCGACGGCGAGTACGTCCCGCACGAGAAGCTGGCCATCAAGGCTAATCCTACCATCGTCACCGACTTCACGCCGCATCTCGCGGAGACCTGCAAGATCGTCGGCGCCAGTTCGGATGCTGAGCTGTTGCAGCGTTGCGAGGTGGCAATGCAGCAGGCGCTCGGCCGGGAGGTCGTCGCGGTCCGCTCACAGACCTATTATCTCGATGTCACGCCGCCCGGTCACAACAAGGGCACCTTCGTGGACGCCATGATCAGCCGACTCGGCATTTCGGCGGCAGCGGTCGCGACCATCGGCGACATGGAGAACGATCTTCCGATGTTTGCCCGAAGCGGCGTTTCGTTTGCGATGGGCAATGCGGCCGAAGACGTCAAAAAGCACGCGACGCACGTCACAGACAGCAACGAGCGCGACGGATTTGCGGCGGCGATCGAGACGGTGCTGCGGCTCGGATAG